In a single window of the Aridibaculum aurantiacum genome:
- a CDS encoding Ig-like domain-containing protein: MNRSISLFSFFAGIVCFMVIIGSIGCANILPPGGGPRDTIPPVLVNAVPRDSATNTTPNRVTLYFNEFVEIQNAMENVVISPLPNNLPNIDFRLRTVTIRLRDTLESNTTYSINFGDAIRDVNEGNVMKNFVYVFSTGSTIDSNSLSGKVVLAETGKLDTTMIVVLHRNLDDSAVAKEKPRYMARLNGQGNFLFQNLPAGTFALYAITNDYGRRYDDTTKLFAFAGEPINTGETNNPVILYAYNYPKAATPQRAASNARPGPPNAAAQDKNLRYTTSLEAGGIHDVLKPTVDINFNRHVVRFDTASAILTDKDFTALNGFTIVADTNRTTFHVNYPWATGQEYRLLLSQGAFSDSSGNTLAKNDTIKISTKKNEDYGSVKLRFTNLNLDRNPVLQLVQSDKVVLSSPLTGRDWSRKLFPPGDYEIRILYDTNKNGQWDPGSFFWTRRQPEIVTDLKIKLTIRGNWDNEKEITL; encoded by the coding sequence ATGAACAGATCCATCTCTTTGTTTTCTTTTTTTGCAGGCATAGTCTGCTTTATGGTAATTATTGGAAGTATCGGATGTGCCAATATACTTCCGCCTGGTGGTGGTCCACGCGATACTATACCACCGGTGCTGGTAAATGCTGTTCCAAGAGACTCTGCTACCAATACCACACCCAACCGCGTTACACTTTACTTCAATGAATTTGTAGAGATACAAAATGCAATGGAGAATGTGGTGATATCGCCGCTGCCCAACAACCTGCCAAACATCGATTTCAGGCTGCGTACCGTTACCATACGACTGCGTGACACACTCGAAAGCAACACCACCTACTCTATCAACTTTGGCGATGCCATCAGGGACGTGAATGAAGGAAACGTGATGAAGAACTTTGTTTATGTCTTTTCCACTGGCAGCACCATCGATAGCAATTCACTTTCTGGTAAAGTAGTATTAGCCGAAACAGGAAAATTAGATACTACAATGATCGTTGTCCTGCATAGGAATTTGGATGATAGTGCTGTTGCCAAAGAAAAGCCGAGGTATATGGCCAGGCTCAATGGCCAAGGTAATTTTCTCTTCCAAAACTTACCTGCAGGCACATTCGCTTTGTACGCCATCACCAACGACTATGGCCGCCGGTACGATGATACTACCAAGCTTTTTGCATTTGCCGGCGAACCGATCAACACGGGTGAAACGAACAACCCGGTGATCTTATACGCATATAATTATCCGAAAGCAGCCACACCTCAAAGAGCTGCCAGCAATGCACGGCCTGGTCCTCCCAATGCTGCAGCACAGGATAAGAACCTACGCTATACCACCAGCCTGGAAGCAGGAGGCATTCATGATGTGCTAAAGCCTACGGTGGATATAAACTTCAACCGGCACGTTGTGCGATTTGATACGGCAAGTGCTATTCTTACTGATAAAGATTTTACTGCGCTTAATGGTTTTACAATTGTTGCAGATACCAACCGCACTACGTTTCATGTAAATTATCCATGGGCTACAGGACAAGAATATAGGCTGTTGTTAAGCCAGGGTGCGTTCTCAGATTCATCCGGAAATACGTTGGCAAAAAATGATACGATCAAGATCAGCACCAAGAAAAATGAGGATTATGGAAGTGTGAAGCTCCGTTTCACTAACCTGAACCTCGACCGCAATCCTGTATTGCAACTTGTACAATCAGACAAGGTAGTATTATCCAGCCCACTCACCGGTCGCGATTGGTCAAGAAAGCTTTTCCCGCCCGGCGACTACGAAATCCGCATTTTGTACGATACCAATAAAAATGGCCAGTGGGATCCTGGCAGTTTCTTCTGGACCAGGCGCCAACCCGAAATTGTTACCGACCTCAAGATCAAATTAACTATTCGCGGAAATTGGGACAACGAAAAAGAGATAACGCTATAG
- a CDS encoding ATP-dependent DNA helicase, with protein MLNEEFEVNNAKQSPPIVETICLPANHVKKQHEENDKIFSKRRYLYPMIERSIYLEKYNDIYNRLNDQQKLAVDTIEGPVMVIAGPGTGKTQILSARIGKILLDTDASPDNILCLTYTDAGVVAMRKRLLSFIGPEAYKVNVYTFHAFCNDIIQDNLSLFEKTSMDPISDLEKIELFKHLIDTFPKDHPLKRYRGDVYYEINNLQSLFSTMKREGWSPAFLNEKIDEYIKGLDDRDEFICKRASGKWKKGDKRTDKIAEACEKVEKLRAAVNEFERFQNLMRSRNRYDFDDMINWVIKAFEENPALLANYQEKFLYILVDEYQDTSGTQNKLVQLLINYWERPNVFVVGDDDQSIYRFQGANIENMQAFADSYKQHLLTVVLTNNYRSVQPILNVSKSLIDRNIERLIGKMDGLTKELLCCNDKWKQISDADCCPKIREYESQRQEMIHLTMQVEELVKQGVQPSQIGIIYKENKYGEELTHYFKMRNIPVYSKRKLNILEIPIAKKVILLLNYLAAEHDAPYGGDEMLFEILHFDFFQIKPIEIARLSVEVAEKNWTPNKTSLRRLLAEKASRPPADLFDKGFDPAMSRASSIIEKLVAEVPNVTLQVLVEKVIRNTGILSAVLKSPEKLWLMQVLTGLFEFVKEETRRNPSLTLQGLVNIFDLMRSEGLSLPLVQVSGSDKGINLLTAHGSKGLEYQYVFLAGANSGNWEKKRKPGGGYAFPDTMFTSVSKAKEEEELRRLFYVALTRAEKHLYISYSKFKNDGRELEPSMFIAEIQEKNLLPVEKIFIDEDVQAEFAALHFQEDLQPEIDKAEEDFVSRMLDKFVMNVTALNNYLSCPLNFYYNNLVRVPSGKSEATEFGSAIHHALQRLFEKMQQNRDNKFPAKEDFIADFLWYMRRHRECFTKEQFDRRMEYGYEVLSNYYDQYIDKFNKIVVVERNLKNVVVNGVPLKGKLDKLEFDGKHVNVVDYKTGDIDKALPKLQPPNGKDPQGGSYWRQAVFYKILVDHVENKDWRVVSTEFDFIEPDKKKNYRREKVVISPQDIDIVTQQITEVWEKIQAREFYTGCGKEECRWCNFVKTNDLAVALHDPNEEEEVWEIGGEDVLTTEL; from the coding sequence ATGTTGAATGAGGAGTTTGAAGTTAATAACGCAAAACAATCACCGCCAATTGTAGAAACCATTTGTTTACCTGCAAATCATGTGAAGAAACAGCACGAGGAAAATGACAAAATTTTTAGCAAACGGCGTTATCTTTATCCTATGATCGAAAGAAGCATCTACCTGGAGAAGTACAACGACATTTACAACCGCCTCAACGACCAGCAAAAACTGGCTGTAGATACAATTGAAGGCCCTGTGATGGTGATAGCCGGACCTGGTACAGGAAAAACCCAGATACTTAGTGCGCGTATTGGTAAAATTTTGCTGGACACCGATGCCAGCCCAGACAATATTCTTTGCCTTACTTATACAGATGCCGGTGTGGTTGCTATGCGCAAAAGGCTGCTAAGCTTTATCGGTCCCGAAGCCTATAAAGTAAATGTGTACACTTTCCATGCTTTCTGCAACGACATTATCCAGGACAACCTTTCGCTGTTCGAGAAAACATCCATGGATCCTATTTCCGACCTGGAAAAGATCGAGCTGTTCAAGCACCTGATAGATACGTTTCCAAAGGACCACCCGCTAAAGCGCTACCGCGGCGATGTTTACTACGAGATCAACAACCTGCAGTCGCTATTTAGCACCATGAAGCGCGAAGGCTGGAGCCCTGCTTTTCTTAATGAAAAAATAGACGAATACATAAAGGGCCTGGATGACCGCGACGAGTTCATCTGTAAAAGAGCATCAGGTAAATGGAAAAAAGGTGACAAGCGAACCGACAAGATAGCTGAGGCTTGTGAGAAGGTAGAGAAACTGCGCGCTGCGGTAAATGAATTTGAACGTTTCCAAAACCTGATGCGTAGCCGCAACCGCTACGACTTTGATGATATGATCAATTGGGTGATCAAAGCATTTGAAGAAAACCCTGCCTTACTTGCTAACTACCAGGAAAAGTTTCTTTACATATTGGTGGATGAATACCAGGACACAAGTGGTACTCAAAATAAACTGGTGCAACTGCTCATAAATTATTGGGAGCGGCCAAACGTGTTTGTGGTAGGCGACGACGATCAAAGTATTTATCGCTTCCAGGGAGCCAACATAGAGAACATGCAGGCTTTTGCCGACAGTTATAAGCAGCACCTGCTGACAGTGGTACTTACCAATAACTACCGGTCTGTTCAGCCTATTCTTAATGTTTCGAAATCACTCATTGACCGAAACATTGAACGGCTGATTGGCAAAATGGACGGCCTTACCAAGGAACTATTGTGCTGCAACGACAAGTGGAAACAGATAAGCGATGCTGACTGCTGCCCGAAGATCAGGGAGTACGAATCGCAGCGGCAGGAAATGATTCACCTAACCATGCAGGTAGAAGAGCTGGTAAAGCAAGGTGTTCAGCCGTCGCAGATTGGTATCATTTACAAGGAAAACAAGTATGGCGAAGAGCTGACTCACTACTTCAAAATGCGCAACATTCCGGTATACAGCAAGCGCAAGCTCAACATACTGGAGATACCGATTGCCAAAAAAGTCATTTTACTTCTGAACTACCTTGCCGCCGAACACGATGCACCATACGGTGGCGACGAAATGCTGTTCGAGATACTGCACTTCGACTTCTTTCAAATAAAACCTATAGAAATTGCAAGGCTATCTGTAGAGGTAGCGGAGAAAAATTGGACTCCAAATAAAACTTCACTCAGAAGATTACTGGCTGAGAAAGCCAGCAGGCCACCTGCCGATCTTTTTGATAAAGGCTTTGACCCGGCAATGAGCAGGGCCAGCAGCATCATTGAAAAATTGGTAGCAGAAGTGCCGAACGTAACGCTGCAGGTACTGGTTGAAAAAGTGATCCGCAACACAGGCATCTTATCAGCTGTTTTAAAAAGCCCTGAGAAGCTTTGGCTGATGCAGGTGCTTACAGGCTTATTCGAATTTGTAAAAGAGGAAACACGCCGCAATCCATCCCTTACCTTACAAGGACTGGTAAACATATTTGACCTGATGCGCAGCGAAGGACTCAGCCTGCCGCTGGTGCAGGTAAGTGGCAGCGACAAGGGCATCAACCTGCTTACCGCGCATGGCAGTAAAGGCCTGGAGTACCAATATGTATTTTTAGCGGGTGCCAATTCCGGTAACTGGGAAAAGAAACGCAAGCCAGGTGGAGGATATGCTTTTCCTGATACAATGTTTACTTCGGTTTCTAAAGCAAAAGAAGAGGAAGAATTGCGCAGGCTCTTTTATGTCGCGCTAACCCGCGCCGAAAAGCACCTGTACATTTCGTACAGCAAGTTTAAGAACGACGGCCGCGAACTGGAGCCTTCCATGTTCATCGCCGAGATACAGGAAAAGAACCTGCTGCCGGTAGAGAAGATTTTCATTGATGAGGATGTACAGGCCGAATTTGCTGCACTTCATTTCCAGGAAGACCTGCAGCCTGAGATAGATAAAGCCGAAGAAGATTTTGTAAGCCGCATGCTCGACAAGTTTGTAATGAACGTGACCGCGCTAAACAACTACCTGAGTTGTCCGCTCAATTTCTACTATAACAATCTTGTGCGGGTGCCTTCCGGAAAATCGGAGGCTACCGAGTTTGGTTCTGCCATTCACCACGCACTGCAGCGCCTGTTCGAAAAAATGCAGCAGAACAGGGATAATAAATTTCCTGCTAAAGAAGATTTTATTGCCGACTTCTTGTGGTACATGCGCCGCCACAGGGAATGTTTCACCAAAGAACAGTTTGACAGACGGATGGAGTACGGCTACGAAGTGCTTTCCAACTACTACGACCAGTACATTGACAAATTCAACAAGATAGTGGTGGTAGAAAGAAACCTGAAGAACGTGGTGGTAAATGGCGTACCTCTAAAAGGGAAGTTGGATAAGCTGGAGTTTGATGGAAAGCATGTGAACGTGGTGGATTATAAAACGGGCGATATAGATAAGGCACTTCCAAAACTACAGCCGCCGAACGGTAAAGACCCGCAAGGTGGTAGCTACTGGCGCCAGGCTGTTTTTTACAAAATACTGGTGGACCATGTAGAGAACAAAGACTGGCGTGTGGTAAGTACAGAGTTTGACTTCATTGAGCCTGATAAGAAAAAGAATTACCGCCGCGAAAAGGTGGTTATCAGCCCGCAGGATATTGACATTGTAACCCAACAGATAACAGAGGTTTGGGAAAAGATACAAGCAAGAGAATTCTATACCGGCTGCGGTAAAGAAGAATGCCGCTGGTGCAATTTTGTAAAAACAAATGACCTTGCTGTAGCACTGCACGATCCGAATGAAGAGGAGGAAGTATGGGAAATAGGCGGTGAAGATGTATTAACAACCGAATTGTAA
- a CDS encoding energy transducer TonB: protein MKFFLVIICMAFYINSNAQTETVAYDTIYTKPEVFASYPGGDSAWKVYVKKNLKYPKKAWWEEVETEITVKVVVDKTGKITEARHLTVAGTYGFEKEAIKVVMNSDKWIPAMHRGQPVACEGTLVIPFRLK from the coding sequence ATGAAGTTTTTCCTGGTTATAATATGTATGGCCTTTTATATCAACAGTAATGCGCAAACGGAGACGGTGGCGTATGATACCATTTATACCAAGCCAGAAGTTTTTGCTTCTTATCCCGGCGGTGATTCTGCCTGGAAGGTCTACGTAAAAAAGAACCTGAAGTATCCCAAGAAAGCGTGGTGGGAAGAAGTAGAGACAGAAATAACGGTGAAGGTGGTTGTAGATAAAACAGGAAAAATTACAGAAGCCCGCCATTTAACGGTGGCAGGTACTTATGGTTTTGAAAAAGAAGCCATTAAGGTGGTAATGAACAGCGACAAGTGGATACCTGCTATGCATCGTGGTCAACCCGTTGCCTGCGAGGGTACACTGGTTATACCTTTTAGGTTGAAGTAG
- a CDS encoding DUF1569 domain-containing protein, translated as MKKNLFDNNAKDEIVERIQQLQPSSKARWGTMNAAEMILHLRESLKLIIHATPSNKTSNLKQVITRYLFLHIAPRFPKEAGTPRQLDVKKSKMQVSDLAIEKQQLLQLLDVFVMQENIYAIHPYFGKLTRKDWGIFTWMHFDHHLRQFGV; from the coding sequence ATGAAAAAGAACTTATTTGATAATAATGCGAAGGATGAGATAGTGGAGCGTATACAGCAGCTTCAACCATCTTCAAAAGCCCGATGGGGTACAATGAATGCTGCAGAAATGATCCTGCACTTAAGGGAGTCTCTCAAGCTTATTATTCATGCTACACCTTCTAATAAAACATCCAATCTTAAACAGGTCATAACGCGCTATTTGTTTTTACATATTGCACCTCGTTTTCCTAAAGAAGCGGGCACGCCACGACAGCTTGATGTAAAGAAAAGTAAGATGCAGGTGAGTGACCTTGCAATAGAAAAACAACAACTTTTACAACTGCTGGATGTGTTTGTAATGCAGGAGAATATTTACGCCATACATCCCTACTTTGGAAAGCTTACCAGGAAAGACTGGGGCATCTTTACCTGGATGCACTTCGATCATCACCTGAGGCAGTTTGGAGTATAG
- a CDS encoding peptide MFS transporter: protein MKEFNTTSAQVDTIEQRKHPKQLYLLFFTEMWERFSFYGMKALLLAYMVSQLKFDEPKGYSILGAYAALVYTTPMIGGYFADKFLGYRRAVMFGGVLMVIGHLVLAIPQGWSFFYGMAFIICGNGFFKPNISSLVGTLYEHNDPRKDSAFSLFYMGINIGAAMGGFLCGYVGQTYNWHYGFGLAGLFMILGLVVFAIGKKSLGQRGLPPNEEALRTPRFLFFTNEHLIYIGTFLVVPAVVALFHEYEVMDYIMFGLGGICLTYILFVAFNLQKVEREKLFAGIFMIIFSTLFWAFYEQNAGSLNLFAMRNVDMNVGGIQLPGLAINNFLPPGWVVVLSFFFAWLWPYLNKRKIEPSTPLKFAFSFILMGIGFYVFYLGCKNNTDTGLISLFNFVMGYFFIICGEMCLSPIGLSMVTKLSPIRMVSMVMGIWFFASAIGEFLAAKIGSLMSVPREIAEANKPELSLPYYASILSNIGLASIGVGVLMIVLVPLVRKWMHDVR, encoded by the coding sequence ATGAAGGAGTTCAACACTACATCGGCACAGGTAGACACAATAGAACAAAGGAAACATCCAAAACAATTGTACTTGTTGTTCTTTACGGAGATGTGGGAACGGTTTTCCTTCTACGGCATGAAGGCGCTACTGCTAGCTTATATGGTGTCGCAGCTAAAATTTGATGAGCCTAAAGGTTATTCCATTCTTGGTGCCTATGCAGCACTTGTATATACCACTCCTATGATCGGTGGCTATTTTGCCGACAAATTTCTTGGCTATAGACGAGCGGTTATGTTTGGTGGCGTGCTGATGGTAATCGGTCACCTGGTACTGGCTATACCACAAGGCTGGAGTTTCTTCTATGGCATGGCGTTCATCATTTGTGGCAATGGCTTTTTCAAGCCCAACATATCGAGCCTTGTGGGTACACTGTACGAGCACAACGACCCGCGGAAAGACAGTGCTTTCTCGTTGTTTTACATGGGTATAAATATTGGCGCTGCTATGGGTGGTTTTCTTTGCGGCTATGTAGGCCAAACGTATAACTGGCATTATGGATTTGGATTAGCAGGCTTGTTTATGATACTTGGGCTAGTGGTATTTGCTATAGGCAAAAAATCGTTGGGACAAAGAGGACTGCCGCCAAATGAAGAAGCACTGCGTACACCACGCTTTCTATTTTTTACCAATGAACACCTGATATACATAGGAACCTTTCTTGTTGTTCCGGCAGTGGTTGCACTGTTTCATGAGTACGAGGTAATGGACTACATCATGTTTGGACTTGGAGGCATCTGCCTTACGTATATATTGTTTGTTGCTTTCAACCTGCAGAAAGTGGAAAGGGAAAAGCTTTTTGCAGGGATCTTTATGATCATCTTCTCTACCTTGTTCTGGGCATTTTACGAACAAAATGCAGGATCGCTCAACCTGTTTGCAATGCGCAATGTAGACATGAATGTTGGAGGTATTCAACTGCCTGGACTAGCCATAAACAACTTTCTGCCACCGGGTTGGGTAGTGGTGCTCAGCTTCTTCTTTGCCTGGTTATGGCCTTACCTCAATAAGAGAAAAATAGAACCTTCCACTCCATTGAAATTTGCTTTTTCATTTATACTGATGGGAATTGGTTTTTACGTCTTTTACCTGGGTTGTAAAAACAATACGGATACAGGTCTTATCTCTCTCTTCAACTTTGTAATGGGCTATTTCTTTATCATCTGTGGAGAGATGTGTTTATCACCTATTGGTTTGTCAATGGTTACCAAACTTTCTCCCATACGCATGGTTTCTATGGTAATGGGAATATGGTTTTTTGCAAGTGCCATTGGTGAATTTCTTGCTGCCAAAATAGGTTCGCTGATGAGTGTGCCACGGGAAATAGCCGAAGCCAACAAACCGGAGTTATCGCTACCTTATTATGCAAGCATACTAAGCAATATAGGCTTAGCCTCCATTGGTGTGGGTGTGCTTATGATCGTACTGGTACCACTGGTGCGTAAGTGGATGCATGATGTGAGATAG
- a CDS encoding AbgT family transporter, with translation MSELPRSPRIRRSFTDRSLVFIEKVGNALPDPATLFLLFAVLIMIISWMVSMAGVSVNHPGTGEAVAVKNLLSKEGLDYMLTNLVKNFTGFAPLGTVLVALLGIGIAEGSGLIGTVMRKLVLSAPEKLITFVVVFAGVISNTASEVGYVLLVPLAAIIFLAYGRHPIAGLAAAFAGVSGGYSANLLLGTVDPLLAGLSQEAAHIIDPKYLVNPACNYYFMAASTFLITLLGTLITEKFVIPRLGKYTGDEKPEEIRRLTHEERKGLLYAMLTLLVITGLILWGLVPENGFLRDAKTGEILHSPFMSGIVAIIFLTAALAGIAYGIGAGTIKSDRDVVKGMSKSMATLGSYIVLVFFAAQFVAFFNWTNLGLVLAINGANALKAANVGTVPLMILFILLTACINLFMGSASAKWAIMAPVFIPMFMLLNPGVSPELTQLAYRIGDSVTNIVSPMMSYFALIVAFIQRYDKKAGLGTMISLMLPYSIIFLIGWIIFFIIWYYTGLPIGPGAGVHYLP, from the coding sequence ATGAGCGAACTTCCACGCAGCCCCCGCATACGCAGGTCATTCACTGACCGCTCTTTGGTTTTTATAGAAAAGGTTGGTAATGCTTTGCCAGACCCCGCTACTTTATTCCTGTTGTTTGCAGTGCTTATAATGATCATTTCCTGGATGGTTAGTATGGCCGGTGTGTCTGTAAATCACCCTGGCACAGGCGAGGCAGTGGCGGTCAAAAACTTGCTGTCGAAAGAAGGGCTGGATTATATGCTCACCAACCTTGTGAAGAACTTCACAGGCTTTGCTCCATTGGGTACAGTACTCGTAGCCTTGCTTGGTATTGGTATAGCCGAAGGTTCAGGTTTGATTGGTACAGTGATGCGCAAGCTGGTACTAAGCGCTCCTGAAAAGCTGATAACCTTTGTGGTGGTTTTTGCAGGTGTTATTTCTAATACAGCAAGTGAAGTAGGATACGTTCTTTTGGTGCCCTTGGCTGCTATCATTTTCCTGGCTTATGGCCGCCATCCTATAGCAGGACTTGCAGCTGCATTTGCAGGCGTGAGTGGTGGATATTCAGCTAATCTTCTTTTGGGTACCGTAGATCCGTTGCTGGCTGGTTTATCGCAGGAGGCAGCGCATATCATAGATCCTAAGTACCTGGTGAACCCTGCATGTAATTATTATTTCATGGCTGCGTCTACCTTCCTGATTACTTTATTAGGAACACTGATAACTGAAAAGTTTGTCATTCCTCGCCTGGGTAAATATACAGGTGACGAAAAGCCTGAAGAGATCAGGAGGCTTACCCATGAAGAACGAAAAGGGCTTTTGTATGCTATGCTAACATTGCTGGTTATTACTGGTCTTATTCTTTGGGGACTGGTGCCTGAAAATGGTTTTTTACGGGATGCTAAAACAGGTGAGATACTTCACTCGCCATTCATGTCAGGAATAGTTGCAATCATCTTTCTTACAGCAGCGCTTGCAGGTATTGCATATGGTATAGGTGCAGGTACAATCAAGAGTGATCGTGATGTTGTAAAAGGCATGTCGAAGTCGATGGCTACGTTGGGATCATATATTGTGCTGGTGTTTTTTGCTGCGCAATTTGTAGCCTTTTTCAACTGGACCAACCTTGGATTGGTGTTAGCCATCAATGGTGCGAATGCTTTGAAAGCAGCCAACGTAGGTACTGTGCCGCTCATGATCCTGTTCATATTGCTTACAGCTTGTATCAATCTTTTTATGGGTAGCGCTTCAGCCAAATGGGCTATTATGGCGCCTGTATTCATTCCAATGTTCATGCTGTTAAACCCGGGAGTTTCGCCAGAGTTAACACAGCTTGCTTACCGCATTGGCGATAGCGTAACCAATATCGTGTCGCCTATGATGTCGTACTTCGCTTTGATCGTGGCATTCATTCAGCGTTATGATAAGAAAGCAGGATTAGGTACAATGATCTCGCTGATGCTTCCGTACAGTATCATCTTCCTTATTGGCTGGATCATCTTCTTTATAATCTGGTATTATACAGGCTTGCCAATAGGGCCTGGAGCCGGGGTGCATTATTTGCCGTAG
- a CDS encoding ACP phosphodiesterase: MNYLAHSYLSFDHHEVLVGNMISDFVKGKARYDFPVGVQKGITLHRAIDNFTDEHPATKEAKQFLKPAVGLYAGAFVDVAYDHFLANDELEFTDDLLQEHAASTYAVLENHEHVLPDRFKVMLPHMKSQNWLYNYRTAWGTEQSFGGVVRRARYLDSAAVVFDLFQKHYVQLQKCYKAFFPHLKAYAAKEFQLL; this comes from the coding sequence ATGAATTACCTCGCACACTCGTACTTGTCATTCGATCATCACGAAGTGTTGGTGGGTAATATGATCAGTGATTTTGTGAAAGGTAAAGCGCGTTATGATTTTCCCGTTGGCGTACAAAAAGGTATAACACTGCATCGTGCCATTGATAATTTTACCGATGAACACCCTGCAACCAAAGAAGCCAAACAGTTTCTGAAACCCGCTGTAGGCTTGTATGCAGGCGCTTTTGTAGATGTGGCTTACGATCATTTCTTGGCAAATGATGAATTAGAATTCACCGATGATCTGTTGCAGGAGCATGCTGCATCTACTTATGCTGTGCTGGAAAATCATGAGCACGTATTGCCAGATCGGTTCAAGGTAATGTTGCCTCATATGAAGTCGCAGAACTGGTTGTACAACTACAGAACCGCATGGGGTACCGAGCAAAGCTTTGGTGGCGTAGTGCGCAGGGCCAGGTACCTGGATTCGGCGGCGGTAGTTTTCGACCTGTTTCAAAAGCACTATGTGCAGTTACAGAAATGTTATAAAGCCTTCTTTCCTCATCTTAAAGCATATGCAGCAAAGGAGTTTCAGCTGTTGTAA
- a CDS encoding DUF2911 domain-containing protein yields the protein MKKLLLLLSVVMFGQYAMAQQKPTELDKSPLDVSYYPANYPILKMRGQVAGDPSARILYSRPQKKGRSIFGEEVKYNEVWRMGANEATEIEFFKNATVAGKKISKGRYSMFCIPTENKWTIIFNKDNYNWGGFMYRADRDALRVDVPVQRNTEVVEALTMYFENAGNSSMVILWDDLKVAVPVTF from the coding sequence ATGAAAAAACTCCTGTTACTCCTTTCGGTTGTGATGTTTGGACAATATGCAATGGCTCAGCAAAAGCCTACAGAGCTTGATAAAAGCCCGTTAGATGTTAGTTATTATCCTGCTAATTACCCTATTTTAAAAATGCGAGGACAGGTTGCAGGCGATCCTTCTGCAAGAATTTTGTACAGCCGTCCGCAGAAAAAAGGACGTTCAATTTTTGGTGAAGAAGTGAAGTATAACGAGGTGTGGCGCATGGGTGCTAACGAGGCAACAGAGATAGAATTTTTTAAGAATGCTACCGTTGCAGGTAAAAAGATCAGCAAGGGCAGGTATAGTATGTTCTGCATACCTACCGAAAATAAGTGGACCATTATCTTCAACAAAGACAACTATAACTGGGGTGGTTTTATGTATCGTGCAGACAGGGATGCATTGCGTGTAGACGTACCGGTTCAGCGCAATACTGAAGTAGTAGAAGCATTAACGATGTACTTTGAAAATGCAGGAAACAGCAGCATGGTAATTCTTTGGGATGACCTGAAGGTTGCGGTTCCGGTAACTTTCTAG